From one Pseudopipra pipra isolate bDixPip1 chromosome 2, bDixPip1.hap1, whole genome shotgun sequence genomic stretch:
- the ZIC2 gene encoding zinc finger protein ZIC 2 — MLLDAGPQFPALGVGTFARHHHSAAAEMQDRELSLAAQNSFVDSAAAHMGAFKLNAGAHDLSPGQSSAFTSQAPGYPAAALGPHAAHVGSYSGAPFNSTRDFLFRSRGFGDSSPAGGQHGIFGPAAGSLHHPHTDAQSHLLFPGIHDQHGPHASQNVLNGQMRLGLPGEVFARSDQYRQVSSPRTDPYSAAQLHNQYGPMNMNMGMNMAAHHHHHPGAFFRYMRQQCIKQELICKWIDPEQLNNPKKSCNKTFSTMHELVTHVSVEHVGGPEQSNHVCYWEECPREGKPFKAKYKLVNHIRVHTGEKPFPCPFPGCGKVFARSENLKIHKRTHTGEKPFQCEFEGCDRRFANSSDRKKHMHVHTSDKPYLCKMCDKSYTHPSSLRKHMKVHESSPQGSESSPAASSGYESSTPPGLVSPSAESQNTSNLSPAAAAAAAAAAVSAVHRGGGGGSGGGGGHSGLSSNFNEWYV; from the exons ATGCTGCTGGACGCCGGCCCGCAGTTCCCGGCCCTCGGCGTGGGCACCTTCGCCCGGCACCACCACTCGGCCGCGGCGGAGATGCAGGACCGGGAGCTGAGCCTGGCGGCGCAGAACAGCTTCGTGGACTCGGCAGCGGCGCACATGGGCGCCTTCAAGCTCAACGCCGGCGCCCACGACCTCTCCCCCGGGCAGAGCTCGGCGTTCACCTCGCAGGCGCCCGGTTATCCCGCCGCCGCCCTGGGGCCCCACGCCGCCCATGTCGGCTCCTACTCCGGGGCGCCCTTCAACTCCACACGGGACTTCTTGTTTCGCAGCCGGGGCTTCGGGGACTCGTCGCCGGCCGGCGGACAGCACGGCATCTTCGGCCCTGCGGCCGGCAGCCTGCACCACCCGCACACGGACGCTCAGAGCCACCTCCTCTTCCCGGGCATCCACGACCAGCACGGCCCCCACGCCTCCCAAAACGTCCTCAACGGACAGATGCGACTGGGCTTGCCGGGGGAGGTATTCGCCCGCTCGGATCAGTACCGCCAGGTTTCCAGCCCCAGGACTGACCCTTACTCGGCGGCTCAGCTGCACAACCAGTACGGCCCCATGAATATGAATATGGGCATGAACATGGCagcccaccaccaccaccacccaggTGCCTTTTTCCGATACATGCGGCAGCAGTGCATCAAGCAAGAGCTCATCTGTAAGTGGATCGACCCCGAGCAgctgaacaaccccaaaaaAAGTTGCAATAAAACTTTCAGCACCATGCACGAGTTGGTCACCCACGTCTCGGTTGAGCACGTTGGGGGACCCGAGCAGAGCAACCATGTCTGCTACTGGGAGGAGTGTCCCCGCGAAGGCAAGCCCTTCAAAGCGAAATACAAACTGGTCAATCATATCCGAGTGCACACGGGAGAGAaacccttcccctgccccttccctggctgcGGAAAAGTTTTCGCCAGATCAGAAAATCTCAAAATTCACAAAAGGACGCACACAG GGGAGAAGCCCTTCCAGTGCGAGTTCGAAGGCTGCGACCGTCGCTTCGCCAACAGCAGCGACCGCAAGAAGCACATGCACGTCCACACCTCGGATAAGCCCTACCTGTGCAAGATGTGCGACAAGTCCTACAcgcaccccagctccctgcGGAAACATATGAAG GTGCACGAGTCGTCCCCGCAAGGTTCCGAATCCTCCCCGGCCGCCAGCTCCGGCTACGAGTCCTCCACCCCGCCGGGGCTGGTGTCCCCTAGCGCCGAGTCGCAGAACACCAGCAACCTctccccggcggcggcggcggcggcagcggcggcggccgTGTCCGCCGTGCaccggggcggcggcggcggcagcggcggcggcggcggccacAGCGGCCTCTCCTCCAACTTCAATGAGTGGTACGTGTAG